The window GTCGTCCGTACATGGCAGGATTCCCAGCGTGAACTCGCCCGCGGTCACCCCGGCACCTCTGCAACTCGCGCTGGGGGAGGAGGAATTGCTGGTCGAGCGCGCGATCCGCGCCGCACTCGACTCGGCTCGGCTCGCCGACCCCTCGGCCGACCTCACCCGGGTGCGCGTGGCCGACCTCACATCCCCTGAGCTGGCCGAACTGGTCTCGCCGTCACTGTTCGCCGAAGGCCGGGTGATCGTCGTCGACGCCGCGCACGAGGCCACCCAGGACATCGCGGCGGTGATCATCTCGTACGTGAAGAACCCCGCCGAGGGCATCGTGTTCGTCGTCGTCCACAACGGCGGCGGGCGCAAAGCGGGCAAAGACATCGTCGCCGCGATGCGCAAGGCAGGAGCAGTCGTCACCGAGTGCGCGAAGATCACCAAGCCCGCAGAGCGGGAGGCGTTCGTCCGCAACGAGATCCGCCGGGCGGGCGGCAAGACCGACGCGGCCGCCGTCGCGGCCTTGGTGGACTCGGTGGGCTCGGACCTCCGTGAACTCGCCGCCGCCTCCGCGCAGCTGGTGGCGGACACCGCGGGCGCGGTGACGGAGGAGGCGGTCCGGCGGTACCACCGGGGCCGCGCTGACGTGACCGGCTTCGCGGTCGCCGAGAAAGCCGTGACCGGCGACGTCCCCGGCGCCCTTGAGGCGCTGCGCTGGGCGATGCACCTCGGGGTGCCGCACGTGCTGGTGGCCGACGCGCTCGCCGACGCCGTCCGAACTGTCGCGCGGGTGTCCGGGGCGGGCCGGGCCGACCCGTTCCGGTTGGCCGGCGAGCTGGGAATGCCCGCATGGAAGGTGAAGAAGGCGCTGGCCCAGAGTCGCGGGTGGAAACCCGCCGGCTTGGTCGAGGCGATGCGGGTGGTCGCCGAGGTCAACGCCGACGTGAAGGGCGTCGCCGCCGACGCGGACTACGCCCTGGAACGCGCCGTCCTCCGACTCGCCAAGGCACACCGCCGAGAGTGACCTGAACGCCCCACCCCGGCCAGGTGCCGCCCACCCCACCCGCGAGTCGCCCCTTCCGGCAAGCGAGTCGCCCCTTCCAGCAAGCGAGTTCGACATTCGCGCATCGCGAATGTCGAACTCGCTTGCCTGGTGGGGCGACTCGCGGGGTGCCTGGTGGGGCGACTCACCTTGCCTGGCGGGGTGGCTGGCGGGGTGGCGCGGTTCGATCAGGAAGGCCGCGGTGCGGACGAACCATGGGTGCCGCAGGGTGCATTCGAGCAGGCGGCGGTGGCTGGGCTACTCCGCCGTCGGGGGCTTGGGGGTTCGGCTGGCGAGGATCTCGTCGCGGCGGGCCAACCGGTTCTTGCGCCGGATCTCGGCCTCGACACCGCGGCGTTCGTCTTCCGGGGTTTCGGGCAGCACCGGGGGAACCGCCCGGGGGTTGCCGTCGCCGTCCACCGCGACGAAGACCAGGTACGCCGTGGCCACCCTGGTGGGTGGGACGCCCGCGCGGTCCCACGGCTCCGCCAGGACGCGCACCCCGACCTCCATGGAGGACCGGCCCGCCCAGTTGACCTGCGCGTGGGCGTGGACCAGGTCGCCGACGCGGACCGGGTGCAGGAACGTCATGCCGTCCATGGCGGCGGTGACCGCCGGGCCGCCGGAGTGGCGTTGGGCGACCGCCCCGGCGACGTCGTCGACGAGTTTCATGATGACGCCGCCATGCACCGTGCCCAGGAGGTTCGTCTCCAGCGCGGTCATGATGTGCGACAGCGACGTGCGGGCCGCGGAGGTGGGCTTCGGGTCCAGATCCATGGGGCGAAGTGTGCCCCAGCCGCCGACAGCGCCGCCCACCAGGAAGCGAGAAGGCCAGCCCAGCCTCAAACGCCGACAGCGCCGCCCACCAGTGAGGTGGACGGCGCCGTCGAGAAGGCTTGGGTCAGCCGAGCTTGTTGACCGCCAGGGCCATCGCCGACTTCTTGTTGGCGGCCTGGTTGGCGTGGATGACGCCCTTGCCGGCGGCCTTGTCCAGCTTGCGGCTGGCGTCCTGCAGCAGCTCCTGGGCCTTGGCCTTGTCGCCGGCCTCGGTCGCCTCACGGAACTTGCGGACCGCGGTCTTGACCGAGGACTTGACGGACTTGTTGCGCTGACGCGCCTTCTCGTTCGTCTTGATGCGCTTCATCTGGGACTTGATGTTGGCCATGCGTAACTCCTCGATTCAAAAACGCGGATTGCGCGCCGCTGACTTCGTGTGGCCCTGCTCGCGCAGGTCTCCTCCAGGGCGGAGTGCCGCACGGCGCGTCGAGCAAGGTTAACAGGCCTGGTCCTGGGCTCACCCATCGGCTCTTCCGGTTGCGAGATGACGATCAGTCCCCCGAAATGTCACACCAACAAGTGGCATTCGAGAGGAGACGGTCAGTGAAGGGCCTGTGGAGTGAATTCAAGGCGTTCGCGCTCGGCGGGAACATGTTCGACCTGGCGCTCGGCTTCATCATCGGCACCGCGTTCGCCGCGCTAGTGGAGAGCCTGGCGGGCAACGTGCTGATGCAGCTGGTCGCGGCGATCTTCGGCAAGCCCGACTTCAGCAGCCTCATGTTCACCGTCAACGGCGCCGAGCTCAAATACGGTGCGTTCCTCACCGAGCTGTTGAACTTCCTCCTGCTCGGACTTGTGCTGTTCGGCCTGGTCAAGCTCATGAAGAAGGCGGGCCTGGGCAACTTCCGGGCGCAGGGCAGCCGCGAGTGCCCCTACTGCAAGGAGTTCGTCCCGATCGACGCGCTCAAGTGCAAGTGGTGCACCGCCGACATCGAGCCCGCGCTGCTCGACGAGGAGGACACGGAGCTCATCGCCTCGCGGACGAAGGTCGCCGAGTAGTACTCACTCCGCGTCCTTGGGCGGGCGGCCTCGCCGGGGGAGGCCGCCCGCGCCGTCGGGCAGCCGCCCGGCCTCGGCGAGGGCCCGGCGGAGCATGAACTCGATCTGCGCGTTGGTGCTGCGCAGCTCGTCGTTCGCCCACCGGGCCACCGCGTCGTGCACGGCCGGGTCCAACCGCAGGAGGACCTTCTTGCGCTCGGCCATCAGTGGTAGAGCGACCCGGCGTTCACCACGGGCTGGGCCTCGCGGTCACTGCACAGCACGACCATCAGGTTGCTGACCATCGCCGCCTTGCGCTCCTCGTCGAGGTCGACCACGTCGTTCTCGGCGAGCCGGGCCAACGCCATCTCCACCATGCCGACCGCTCCCTCGACGATCCGTGAGCGGGCCGCGACCACCGCGCCCGCCTGCTGCCTGCGCAGCATCGCCTGCGCGATCTCCGGCGCGTACGCCAGGTGCGTGATGCGCGACTCGATGACCAGCACACCGGCCGCCTCGACCCGGGCGGCGATCTCCGCGGAGAGCTGCCGGGTGATCTCGTCGGCGTTGTCCCGCAGCGACATCGCGTCCTCGCCGTGGACGTCGTACGGGAACGTGTTGGCGATGTGCCGGACCGCGGTCTCGGTCTGGATGGCGACGAAGGCGATGAAGTCGTCGACCTCGAACACCGCGCGGGCGGTGTCCTCGACCTTCCAGACCACCACGGCGGCGATCTCGATCGGGTTGCCGTCGGCGTCGTTGACCTTCATGACCGCGGTCTCGTGGTTGCGGATCCTGGTCGAGACCTTGCGCCGGGTGGTGAACGGGTTCACCCAGCGCAGGCCGTCGATCCGGACCGTGCCCGTGTAGCGGCCGAGGAACTGCAGCACCCGGGCCTCGTTGGGCGCCACCATCGTGAGCCCGCCCGCCGCGATGCCGGCGGCGATGACGGCGACGACGCCCAGGACGATCGCCCCCGCCGCCACCGGCGTGCTGATGTCCACGCCGTGCGCGAGCCCCCCGATGCCGACGCCGATCAGCCCCAGCCCGGCGACCGTCAGCACGAACGCGGCCCCGGCCAGCGGCAGCCCGGTCGCGCCGAACGCCTCCTTCTCGCGCACTCGCGGCGATGGCAGCACTGGGCGCTCGAAGTCCGGTGGTGTGGTCATAGCGTCCTCCCCTGGATATCTATTGCTAAGCAAAGTGATATCACTTTTTCGGGGAGCGTGTCCAGTCAGCGCCAGCCGTAGCGCTCCCGCAGGGCGGCGGCGACGAGGGTGAACCGGTCCGCTTCGAGGATCGAGCCCTCACGCCGGAGGTCGTCCTCGCCGAGGTCGAAGAGCCGGTCCAGCCGCAGGTACGACACCCGGGCGTCGCGGTCCCAGCTGCCGGAGCCGACTTCGAGCCAGTCGTCGCGCTCGCGATCGTGCGGAGTCTTGCTCGACAGCATCAGCGCCCGCAGCCGCGATCCCTCCCGTCCGACGACCAGCAGCGGCCGGTCCTTGCCGCGTTCCGGATCGTCCTCATAGGGCACCCAGGCCCAGACGATC is drawn from Actinokineospora alba and contains these coding sequences:
- the holA gene encoding DNA polymerase III subunit delta — protein: MNSPAVTPAPLQLALGEEELLVERAIRAALDSARLADPSADLTRVRVADLTSPELAELVSPSLFAEGRVIVVDAAHEATQDIAAVIISYVKNPAEGIVFVVVHNGGGRKAGKDIVAAMRKAGAVVTECAKITKPAEREAFVRNEIRRAGGKTDAAAVAALVDSVGSDLRELAAASAQLVADTAGAVTEEAVRRYHRGRADVTGFAVAEKAVTGDVPGALEALRWAMHLGVPHVLVADALADAVRTVARVSGAGRADPFRLAGELGMPAWKVKKALAQSRGWKPAGLVEAMRVVAEVNADVKGVAADADYALERAVLRLAKAHRRE
- a CDS encoding acyl-CoA thioesterase, whose translation is MDLDPKPTSAARTSLSHIMTALETNLLGTVHGGVIMKLVDDVAGAVAQRHSGGPAVTAAMDGMTFLHPVRVGDLVHAHAQVNWAGRSSMEVGVRVLAEPWDRAGVPPTRVATAYLVFVAVDGDGNPRAVPPVLPETPEDERRGVEAEIRRKNRLARRDEILASRTPKPPTAE
- the rpsT gene encoding 30S ribosomal protein S20, which encodes MANIKSQMKRIKTNEKARQRNKSVKSSVKTAVRKFREATEAGDKAKAQELLQDASRKLDKAAGKGVIHANQAANKKSAMALAVNKLG
- the mscL gene encoding large conductance mechanosensitive channel protein MscL, whose product is MKGLWSEFKAFALGGNMFDLALGFIIGTAFAALVESLAGNVLMQLVAAIFGKPDFSSLMFTVNGAELKYGAFLTELLNFLLLGLVLFGLVKLMKKAGLGNFRAQGSRECPYCKEFVPIDALKCKWCTADIEPALLDEEDTELIASRTKVAE
- a CDS encoding SPFH domain-containing protein, which produces MTTPPDFERPVLPSPRVREKEAFGATGLPLAGAAFVLTVAGLGLIGVGIGGLAHGVDISTPVAAGAIVLGVVAVIAAGIAAGGLTMVAPNEARVLQFLGRYTGTVRIDGLRWVNPFTTRRKVSTRIRNHETAVMKVNDADGNPIEIAAVVVWKVEDTARAVFEVDDFIAFVAIQTETAVRHIANTFPYDVHGEDAMSLRDNADEITRQLSAEIAARVEAAGVLVIESRITHLAYAPEIAQAMLRRQQAGAVVAARSRIVEGAVGMVEMALARLAENDVVDLDEERKAAMVSNLMVVLCSDREAQPVVNAGSLYH
- a CDS encoding type II toxin-antitoxin system PemK/MazF family toxin, translating into MRATSDDPRPARGAVREASTDRPATIDYAPDLDGNADPGEIVWAWVPYEDDPERGKDRPLLVVGREGSRLRALMLSSKTPHDRERDDWLEVGSGSWDRDARVSYLRLDRLFDLGEDDLRREGSILEADRFTLVAAALRERYGWR